In Ostrea edulis chromosome 4, xbOstEdul1.1, whole genome shotgun sequence, a single window of DNA contains:
- the LOC130054232 gene encoding uncharacterized protein LOC130054232: protein MELNYYAFPWFFLGIILLAQVVHTEALHTDENEEFSEFRKRLEDLTSTVHLQSKYIGILQRTVQQQGRLLRRMGLKDESNYKSYKVFDNETAKQTVFSKSNGNHFRTSRSAALTEDRKSKADGNTTGIFRKERLLYQPTPSTQTDENVIAFYAYLSTDVNSLGLSETLKYDVVKTNQGNSYHSSSGVFVAPESGYYVFTWTVRSYHYGDSTAESFSTELVIDGTIYGSAFLRAHLEDDNQSTGTVVAYINKGQDVYVRTHSSYAVQGSIRSNTHGRSCFSGWKIN from the exons atgGAATTGAACTATTACGCATTTCCTTGGTTCTTTTTGGGGATCATTTTACTTGCGCAAGTGGTGCACACTGAAGCACTTCATACTGatgaaaatgaagaattttCCGAATTTCGAAAACGTTTAGAAGACCTGACAAGTACTGTTCATTTACAAAGCAAGTACATTGGCATTCTCCAAAGGACTGTCCAACAACAAGGTCGATTGTTACGACGCATGGGGCTAAAGGATGAAAGTAATTACAAATCATACAAAGTCTTTGATAACGAGACCGCAAAGCAAACAGTTTTCTCGAAATCGAATGGGAACCATTTCAGGACAAGCAGGTCAGCAGCTCTAACCGAAGACCGCAAATCAAAGGCTGATGGAAATACTACGGGTATCTTTCGAAAGG AACGACTCCTCTATCAGCCAACACCATCTACACAGACAGATGAAAACGTCATAGCCTTTTATGCGTATCTTTCCACTGATGTCAATTCTCTCGGATTATCGGAAACTTTGAAATATGACGTAGTGAAAACCAACCAAGGCAATAGCTATCATTCAAGTTCTGGCGTCTTCGTGGCTCCGGAATCCGGTTACTATGTTTTTACTTGGACAGTCCGATCTTACCACTATGGAGACTCAACGGCGGAAAGTTTTTCTACGGAATTGGTCATTGATGGTACTATTTATGGAAGTGCATTCTTGCGCGCTCACCTTGAAGACGATAATCAGTCAACTGGAACTGTCGTTGCATATATCAACAAAGGTCAAGATGTGTATGTGAGAACCCATTCAAGCTACGCTGTGCAAGGAAGTATTCGAAGTAACACGCACGGCAGGTCTTGTTTCTCAGGATGGAAAATTAACTAA
- the LOC130053820 gene encoding toll-like receptor 4 yields the protein MKYLSKLAILDVSGITGTCEMPLISNKTFQYLRFLIKLDISFCRVKHIHVGSFSFLNKLQELIISENRRLSFKVLKNVTYDLQFTSIKIFRFEKIHCKFGMGTQIRIHDIKYLRNTTIQEIHVGGNRIERFENGLYQYFPDTLRFISGPYNAFTFGRYLIETCNFAERISELDKICESFTGLIAVTTCCIVIFLFVLCFGLAYRYRWKCRYLYYMIKSRFHGYRALRSDHYRYDAFISYADEDRSFVVSKFIPELEEQSGLRLCLHNRDFLPGYDIAENILTAVQQSKKTIAILSGNYVTSYWCMYELNMARMEGIYSREGEDVLFLVIYDHMRYEDIPLTLMDLMEKKSYIEFPNDEYGDVVFWNKVRETIGHH from the exons atgaaatatttatcaaaGTTAGCCATTTTAGATGTGTCTGGAATAACAGGGACGTGTGAGATGcctttaatttcaaacaaaacttTCCAATACTTGCGATTTCTCATCAAACTCGACATATCATTCTGCAgagtaaaacatatacatgtggGTTCGTTTTCTTTCCTTAACAAATTACAAGAACTAATTATATCAGAAAACAGAAGACTTTCCTTCAAGGTACTGAAaaacgtaacatatgacctgcAATTCACCTCTATCAAAATATTTAGATTTGAGAAAATCCACTGCAAGTTTGGAATGGGCACACAAATTCGGATTCACGACATTAAGTACCTAAGGAACACAACTATCCAAGAAATACATGTTGGTGGAAATAGAATTGAGCGGTTTGAAAATGGATTATATCAGTATTTTCCAGACACATTACGATTTATCTCGGGCCCCTATAATGCATTTACATTCGGTCGATACTTGATAGAAACATGTAACTTTGCAG AACGTATTTCAGAATTAGACAAGATCTGCGAGTCATTCACAGGTTTGATTGCAGTCACAACGTGCTgtattgttatatttttgtttgttttatgcttTGGACTTGCGTATAGATACCGCTGGAAATGTCGATACCTGTATTACATGATCAAAAGTAGATTTCATGGATACCGGGCACTGCGGAGCGATCATTACCGATACGACGCCTTCATATCGTACGCCGATGAAGACCGATCTTTCGTTGTTTCAAAATTCATCCCAGAGTTAGAGGAACAGTCGGGATTACGTTTATGTCTACATAATCGAGATTTTCTTCCCGGTTACGACATTGCAGAAAACATTCTAACGGCTGTACAACAAAGTAAAAAAACAATTGCCATTTTATCTGGCAATTACGTCACATCCTACTGGTGTATGTACGAACTGAACATGGCAAGAATGGAGGGCATCTACTCAAGAGAAGGAGAAGATGTCTTGTTTCTTGTTATTTATGATCACATGCGTTACGAAGACATTCCGCTAACACTAATGGATCTGATGGAAAAGAAATCCTACATTGAATTTCCTAATGATGAATATGGCGATGTTGTTTTCTGGAATAAAGTGAGGGAAACAATAGGACATCACTAA